The DNA sequence TGTTCTTTCTGCGAAACGATTGATCTTATCTTCAATACTAGGGCAGTATCTTGGACCTAGACTTTGAATGGTGCCATTGAACATTGGGCTTCTGTCAAAACCTTCCCTTAATATATCGTGTACAGTTTCGTTTGTATAAACGATGTGGCAGCTTAATTGTTTGGTTAACCTTGGAGTGTCTAAATAGCTGAATTTTTGTGGTTTTTCATCTCCTTTTTGTTCTTCCATTTTAGAATAATCAAGGCTTCTTCCATCTACTCTTGGTGGAGTACCTGTTTTCATTCTTCCTGCTTCAAAACCTAAAGAAACCAATTGTTCTGTAATACCAAATGCTCTTGGTTCTCCCATTCTTCCACCTCCTAATTGTTTATCTCCAACGTGGATCAAACCATTCAGGAAAGTACCGTTTGTAAGGACAACAGATTTGGCTTTAATGGAAATTCCCAGGGAAGTTACAACTCCGGTTACTTTATTGTTTTCGACAATAAGTTGTTTTACCATATCCTGAAAGAAATCAAGATTAGGAGTATTTTCTAATGCTAATCGCCATTCCTCAGCAAACAGCATTCTATCATTTTGTGTTCTTGGAGACCACATTGCAGGACCTTTTGATAGGTTAAGCATTTTAAATTGGATGGCAGATTTATCGGCTATAATACCTGAATAGCCTCCCATTGCATCTATCTCGCGAACAATTTGTCCTTTTGCGATACCACCCATCGCGGGGTTGCAACTCATTTGACCAATAGTCTGCATGTTCATAGTGACAAGCAATGTTTTTGATCCTAAATTAGCAGCAGCAGCAGCAGCTTCACAGCCAGCATGGCCAGCACCTACTACTATTACATCATATATTTCTGAAATCATTTTATTACCTATTTTAAGGCTTAAATTTTAATCTTTTTACTAAATGTTTCACGTGAAACATTGTTTTAAAACAAGGCTTAAATGAGCCTCTATTGGGTGTTATTTGCCTTATTGATATTTCATTTTATCCTAAAAATGAATTAAAATAAAGGCAATGCTATTATAAATGCTAAAAAATATCAATCAATATATTTAGCTAAATATAAATCTTCTTTACTGCGCATTTCTTTTTCTTCGTCCTCTGTTTTATCCTTATATCCGCAAAGATGAAGGATGCCGTGTCCTAAAACTCTTCTTAGCTCTTCTTCATAATTTTTGGATAGGGTAGAAGCGTTATCTGAAATGCGCTGCAAAGATACGAAAATCTCAGCGCTTATTGTTTTGCCTTTAACATAATCGAATGTGATGATATCAGTATAGTAATCATGCTGCAAATAATCCTGATTGATCTTGAGTAAATACTCATCATCGCAAAAGATATAGTTGATTTCACCCATTTTTTTTCCTTCCGAAAGAATAATTTCTTCCAGCCATTTGGTATAGTCTGTATTGACAGATTCCGGTAAATTTTCGTAAAAGAATTGTATCATTGTTTTAAAACCAGTGTCCTAATATAACACTGAATATGCCTTTTTGATTGTTTTTTAAAGAGTGACTGAAATTAACTTTAATCTGTCCGAAAGGAGATTTATAGCCTGCCGTTATTCCCAGAGAACTATAATTAAGTTTTGCTGCATTTTCAAAGGTAATATCATTCGAGAGATTAGCAAAAGAGAAGTTACCACTTATAAAGTAATTCTTGTTGAATTTAAACTGGAGATCATTTGAAATCAAGACCACATTATTAGTACCTAATTGCGCAAAATAAAATCCGCCAAAGCTTTTAAAGTTAATTACATTCTGCTCAAAAATTCCTCCTAATCTATATTTATAGAATTCCGGAAGATGTTCCCCTAGTGTTATTCCTCCATACAAGTTCAGTCTGTAGGTAAAATGTTTTGCCAAAGGAATGTTCACTCTTATATCTGCTTTAATCTGAACCACTCTTTTCTCCAGCTCAGATTTCATAAGATCGATTACCTTTCCTTCAGCTGATATATATATTCCTTTCGTAGGAAAGTCCTTGTCATTTTGAGTGTCACTTTTAATAAAGACATAAGGATTTAAAAATCTACTTATTCTCTCGTTGGTGCCGTTGGTGTCAGCACTAAAATAATCATGACTTATACCGCCTCCTATTGCAAACTTATCTTTCCATACAGATTGGATAAAAGCCTCATTTCTGAGCCATTTCCAGGTATCGGAATCATAATTGTTCACGTCTTTTAGTTCGACAGTCATTCCGGAGGAATAGAGTCCAAATCCTGGTATGTAGCCGTTATCAATAAAATAGTTCAGATAATACCGCGGTTGATCTCCCACAATAACATCTAACGACAGGTTTGAGTTTTTAAATAAAAGGCGCTTTGCAGAATAGTTAAGAAGCAATCCGGTTTTAAAGACATTATCATAATGGAGTCCAAATTTGAAAAAATGTCTTGCGTCATCCTCCGTTACATATAGTTTTAAATAATTGGCATTGTTTTCTGATACGATATCATAATTGATAAACTTATAATTATTGGTAGCGACTAACCTGTCAATTTTCTTATTTATACTTCCATATGTTTCCATGGAGGGGAGATGTAATCCCATTTTCCCCAGAGTGTAGTTTTTACCATAAATTTTACTTCCAATCAGAGAGATGCTATCGATCTTATAGACATTAGAATATATTGGATTTACACGCTGTCTGAGGCGGTCAAAAGATCGCTTTGGTAATTGATCTAAAATGTTGACATATTTCATCCCTTCTACATAACCACTATCCAGAATTTTTTTCTTTTCATCATAGCTGGTGGCAGACATCCCTTTAAGATTTGGTTTGATATTGATGTCTGTATATTTATACTGCCGTCTGGTATCTTTATGGATATTCATATCGATAACCTGGTTTAGAATGGCAATGATATTGTTTAAATCCTCTCTTTTCGATAAGTCCTGGTTAAGGTCCACACCGATTACGATATCAATTCCTTTGTCCTTTAATGGCTTTGAGGGATAATTTACCGTCATAGCCCCATCGATATAAATACTGTCACCGACTTTTACAGGATCCATTAAAGAGGGAAATGCCGAGCTTGCCATAATTGATTCTACAAGATCTCCTTTTTCAAAGACCTGCATATTTCCACTTTCCAGATTCGTTGCTACACACATAAAGGGAATAGGCAACTTTGAAAAGTCATCAATATTGGAAACGTTTTTAAATAATTCCTTTAGTAAATAAACATTCTTTTGTCCTGTACTTATAGAAGAGGGTAGATTTATTTTCCCGTTTTTTATGGGAATGGATAAAAGATATTTGTCTACAGATTTATTGAAGAATGTACTTTCTTTCCTGGATTTCGGATCCATGATCAAAGAATAGAAATCAGTATCCATTACAATTTTTTCAATCTCTTTTCCTGAATATCCTGAAGCATACAAGCCTCCTACAATGGCACCCATACTTGTTCCGGCAATGTAATCTACTTTTACACCTAAGGAATCTAATACTTTCAAAACTCCAACATGAGAAAAACCTTTAGCTCCTCCTCCTGCAAGAGAAAGTCCTATTCTGGGATTTTTTGGAATTACCAGGCCCTTTTTTACTTGCGAATGCATGAAAAGTAGCTGGAATAAGAGTATAAGAATGAGGGATTTTCTCATAGGATTAGTCTTTTATATAAATCCGTTTCACCCGGGGTGAGATGGAAGTTAATACTTCATAGGTTATCGTTTTGCAGTACTCTGCGAATTCTTTTAAACTTGGCTTTGAATTAAATACGGTCACCATATCACCCTCTTTTACATTAGGAATATGATCCACATTGATCATCATCATATCCATACAGATGTTTCCTACAATGGGAGCTAATGTTTTATGTATTCCTACACTCCCGATTTGATTTCCTATCAATCTTGGGATACCATCGGCATAACCCACAGGAATAGTAGCTATTCTTGTTAGATGATCAGTCTTATATCGTCTGCTGTAGCCAATAGATTCTCCATTTTCTACCGATGAAATCTGAGAGATTACTGTCTTAAAACTGACTGTAGACTGAAGCTGTTTTTGTATTTCACTATTTGGTGATTCACCTAACATTCCTATTCCGATCCTTACCATATCATATTGATGATCAGTATAGTTTGTTATACCAGATGAGTTTAAGATGTGTCTGATGGGTTGATATCCAAGCTTTCCAATCAGGTAATTTGAATTTTTCTCAAAAGTATCAAATTGATTAAAAGTAAATTCTCTTTCTTCCGGCATATCCGAAGATGAAAGGTGTGTTAAAATACTTTGAACCTTCAGATTTTTGTTCTTTAATATTTCACTTAAATGATCCAGTTCAAATTCTTTAAAACCAAGACGATGCATTCCTGTTTCCAGTTTGATATGGATTGGGAATTTCTGATCATATCCTGATTTTTGAACAGCATCATTAAATAATTCCAATACCCTGAAACTATATATTTCAGGTTCAAGATTATACTGTATAATGGCATCATAGCTGTGCTGTGCAGCATTCATGACCACAATAGGAGTTGTGATCCCTTTTTTCCGCAGCTCTACACCTTCATCTGTATAGGCAACACCAAGGTAATCAATATGGTGGTGCTGTAAAAATTCTGAAATTTCATAACTACCAAGTCCATAAGCATTTGCTTTTACCATAGCCATGACTTTGGTTTCCGGTTTTAGCAGGGATTTATGATAGTTGATGTTATGGAGGATTGCATTCAGATTGATCTCTAAAACAGTATCATGTTTTCTAAGTTCAAGAATATCCTTTAATCTTTCAATCTCAAATTTCCTTGCCCCTTTTAAAAGAATGATCTGGTTTTCGATATCGGTAAGATGTTTACTTTCAATTAATTCCTGAGTGTCAATAAAAGTGTAGGTTGTAGATCTAAAAAGATCGCTAAATGCAGTTATCTCACTTCCAACGAGGAATAGGGAATCAAATTTCTGTTCATTAACAAGTTCAGAAACTTCTTCATACAATTCCTTAGAATTTGAATTGACTCCAACAATGTCTGTTAGAACAAGTGATTTTTTGGGTTTATTGTATTCATTCAGAAATTGTAGCGCCGTTTTTAAAGAATCCAGATCAAGGTTAAAAGAATCATTAACAATAATATTATTCTTATTTCCCTCGATAGCCTCCAGTCGCATTTCAACGGTCTTTAAAGCGTTGATTTTTTCGATGATCTTTTGATTATCGATATTCAACTCCTTTAGTACAGTAATAAGGGCCAGAGCATTAGTTAGCGTAGCTTCATCTCTTTGATGAACCGGGAAACTTATTTCCTCATCAATATATTGGACAATAATATTTTCATCCCGGGAAATATTACTTTTGATAAAGACCTGGTTTTCATTTTTAAAACCGTAGGATATCAATTTTTTGTCAGCGTATAATTCTTTTATTTTTTGTTCAACAAGGGAATTGTCGCCATTATAAATAATGACCTGTGAATCTTTGAACAATTTGATTTTTTCATTAATCAGCATTTCTTCAGACTCAAAATTTGCAGCATGTGCTGTCCCGATATGCGTAAGAAGACCAATCTGAGGGCTGAAAATATTTTCAAGCTTATCCATTTCATTGGGCTTGGAAATTCCAACTTCAAAAATTCCAAGTTCATAAGAATCATTAATTTGCAGAAGAGAAAGGGGGAGCCCGATTTGTGAATTAAAACTTTTTGGGCTTTTTACCGTTGAAAACTCGTTCCATAGGCATTGATATAACCATTCCTTTAAAATGGTTTTCCCATTACTTCCAGTAATTCCAATTGATTTTAAATGGGAATGTTCGAAATGGTACTTAGCGAGTTTTTGGAGAAATTCCACAGAATTATCTACTATGATCCAGGTTATGTCTTCAAACTGAGGAAAAGCATGTTCTGAAATAATAATTTTTATACCTCTGCTTATGGCAGATTCAATAAATTTTTCCCCTGAATTTTTTTTAGTATTAATTGCGATAAAAGCAGTATTCTTGATCGAATATATAATTCTGCTGTCGAAAGCAATATTTTTAATGATAGCCTGAGTATCTCCAATAACTTCTGCATTGGTGATATCTGCAATTTCCTGTATCGTGTAGTTCATTGGTGCCTTTCTACTATGTTTTTTTGGGGCGAAATTGTCGAATTGCGAAACAACAAAAAACTGTATAATTATGTAACAATTTTACAGTTAAACAATTCGGCAATTTTACAATTCGGCGATTTCGCCTTTATAAATTTAATTATTTCTTCTTTTTTAAAAGGACTTCATCAATGAAGACCCTACGGCTTACTGCCTCATAACTTTCGGTTTCTCCTAATTCAACCAAACTGTCTCCCTCGGAAGTTCTCATGGAATAATTAGCAAGATTCCCTGTTCTCTTACAGATAGCATGTACTTTGGTTACGTATTCAGCAGTCGCCATAAGATTGGGCATTGGCCCAAAAGGACGTCCTAAAAAATCCATATCCAAACCTGCAATAACAACTCTTATACCACTATTTGCCAATTGATTGGCAATTTCAACAATGCTTTCGTCAAAGAACTGGGCTTCATCAATTCCTACCACATCACAATTAGAACCCAATAAGAGAATTTCATTTGGGTTTTCTACTGCTGTACTTCGGATTTTATTCTGATTATGTGAAACCACATCCTCATCAGAATACCTTGTATCAGTTTTTGGTTTAAAAATTTCCACATTTTGCCCTGCCATTTCTGCTCTTCTAAGCCTTCTGATCAACTCTTCAGTTTTTCCGGAAAACATTGAGCCACAAATAACTTCCATCCAACCGCTTTGTTTGGAGTGATTAATTGTATTTTCTAAAAACATTTGTTAAATTAGCCGTAATATTTTAAGATCAAAAGTAAGCAATTTTTAACAAGAATCTTATATGCAGAATATCCAAGATTTAAAGGAAAAAATTTTTTTCGAGTCCAAGAACATTATTGATATCCTCGAAAAAATAAACAATGTGGATGAATTACTTTCCAAGCAAGATCTTGTGGATGAACTTGCCAATAGGATTTCTTTTTTAAGAATGCTGGAAAAGAATATTGAATACTTTATACCCGCTTCTTTACCACAAAATTCGGAAAATCAAATCAATACAGCTTCTGTAAATGATGATTTTGAACCTCAGGATTCAGCTCATGAAGTAACAGAAGAAGAAGCCATCTTCAATAATGAATTGAATGAAATCGGCGAGGATGAGGATCCCGGATATCAGGAAGAGATTGAACAGGGACCAGAAACGGAAGAAGAAGAGGAAGAGATTTTCAATAATCAACTTGAAGAGATTGTTGAAAATGAATACCATGAGAATAGAGTAAGTTTTGCTGAAGAAGGTTTCAATGATCAAAATCCGGAAGGTAAATTGGATGATGATCAGATGGAAGAAGAAGTCATTTTTACAAATCAATTGAATGAGATCAATGAATTTGAAAATGAACCTTCAGATTATCAGGAATCCAGCTTAAATTCTTTTGACGAAGAAGAAAACATTCAGAATAATCTGGAAGAAGATGCAAAGTCTGATCAAGCAAAAGCCTTTGCCAATAAGGGCGATGAATTTTCTGAAGTTAATGAGAAAATGCCAAGTATTTTTGATACTGAAGTCTTGGAAGATGACGAAATGCTGATCGAAGAAAATGAATCCCAGTTTATATCTTCCAATGTAGCTATTGAGCAGGGTGAAATGGTAATGGAAACTTCTAATGTAGAAAATATTCTGAACGAAATAAAAAATGATGCTCAGGTTGAAGAAAGACGTGAGGAACAGGCTATTTCAGAAGAAAATAATAAGAGAAAAATCGTTGAGATCGATAATGGTCATCAGGAACATATCCAGGAGAAATACCCTTCAGATGAAAGTTTTGAAAATCTTGATGAGTATAATCAGGAGAAGAAAATTAAGCTGGCCAATATTAAAGGATTAAAATCCATACAGTCATTATTTGATGATGATCCTTTAGACCGTGAAATTCCTCAGGAAAGAGGGAAAGGGGAATCGATCGTAAAAGAAGATAATGGAAGCTTACTAAAAAATAATATTCCTACTCATTTTATGGAGGCTGAAAAGTCTAAACCTGTGTTTAAATTGGATCTGAATGACAGGATTGCATTTTCAAAAATGCTGTTTGAAGGAAGTCAGTCTGAGCTGAATGAAGTGATTTCAGAACTGAACAGCTTTAGAACGCTTGAAGAAGCAAAGGAATATCTAAGTGATCTGTATTACTCCAGAAACTGGAGAAAAGTAGATGAATATGCCCAAAGATTATGGGTATTGGTGGAAAATAAATTTTTATAATTTTAATTTTGAGTGGAATCCTATATTTTGTTCCTACCCCTGTTGGGAACTTAGAAGATATGACTTTCAGAGCAGTGAACGTCCTGAAAGAAGTCGATTATATTTTATGTGAAGATACAAGAACCTCTGGAGTTCTTTTAAAACATTTTGAGATTTCTAAACCATTGAAATCTTATCATTTAC is a window from the Chryseobacterium sp. T16E-39 genome containing:
- a CDS encoding thymidine kinase, with the protein product MFLENTINHSKQSGWMEVICGSMFSGKTEELIRRLRRAEMAGQNVEIFKPKTDTRYSDEDVVSHNQNKIRSTAVENPNEILLLGSNCDVVGIDEAQFFDESIVEIANQLANSGIRVVIAGLDMDFLGRPFGPMPNLMATAEYVTKVHAICKRTGNLANYSMRTSEGDSLVELGETESYEAVSRRVFIDEVLLKKKK
- a CDS encoding patatin-like phospholipase family protein, which codes for MRKSLILILLFQLLFMHSQVKKGLVIPKNPRIGLSLAGGGAKGFSHVGVLKVLDSLGVKVDYIAGTSMGAIVGGLYASGYSGKEIEKIVMDTDFYSLIMDPKSRKESTFFNKSVDKYLLSIPIKNGKINLPSSISTGQKNVYLLKELFKNVSNIDDFSKLPIPFMCVATNLESGNMQVFEKGDLVESIMASSAFPSLMDPVKVGDSIYIDGAMTVNYPSKPLKDKGIDIVIGVDLNQDLSKREDLNNIIAILNQVIDMNIHKDTRRQYKYTDINIKPNLKGMSATSYDEKKKILDSGYVEGMKYVNILDQLPKRSFDRLRQRVNPIYSNVYKIDSISLIGSKIYGKNYTLGKMGLHLPSMETYGSINKKIDRLVATNNYKFINYDIVSENNANYLKLYVTEDDARHFFKFGLHYDNVFKTGLLLNYSAKRLLFKNSNLSLDVIVGDQPRYYLNYFIDNGYIPGFGLYSSGMTVELKDVNNYDSDTWKWLRNEAFIQSVWKDKFAIGGGISHDYFSADTNGTNERISRFLNPYVFIKSDTQNDKDFPTKGIYISAEGKVIDLMKSELEKRVVQIKADIRVNIPLAKHFTYRLNLYGGITLGEHLPEFYKYRLGGIFEQNVINFKSFGGFYFAQLGTNNVVLISNDLQFKFNKNYFISGNFSFANLSNDITFENAAKLNYSSLGITAGYKSPFGQIKVNFSHSLKNNQKGIFSVILGHWF
- the ybeY gene encoding rRNA maturation RNase YbeY; translated protein: MIQFFYENLPESVNTDYTKWLEEIILSEGKKMGEINYIFCDDEYLLKINQDYLQHDYYTDIITFDYVKGKTISAEIFVSLQRISDNASTLSKNYEEELRRVLGHGILHLCGYKDKTEDEEKEMRSKEDLYLAKYID
- a CDS encoding bifunctional UDP-N-acetylmuramoyl-tripeptide:D-alanyl-D-alanine ligase/alanine racemase, coding for MNYTIQEIADITNAEVIGDTQAIIKNIAFDSRIIYSIKNTAFIAINTKKNSGEKFIESAISRGIKIIISEHAFPQFEDITWIIVDNSVEFLQKLAKYHFEHSHLKSIGITGSNGKTILKEWLYQCLWNEFSTVKSPKSFNSQIGLPLSLLQINDSYELGIFEVGISKPNEMDKLENIFSPQIGLLTHIGTAHAANFESEEMLINEKIKLFKDSQVIIYNGDNSLVEQKIKELYADKKLISYGFKNENQVFIKSNISRDENIIVQYIDEEISFPVHQRDEATLTNALALITVLKELNIDNQKIIEKINALKTVEMRLEAIEGNKNNIIVNDSFNLDLDSLKTALQFLNEYNKPKKSLVLTDIVGVNSNSKELYEEVSELVNEQKFDSLFLVGSEITAFSDLFRSTTYTFIDTQELIESKHLTDIENQIILLKGARKFEIERLKDILELRKHDTVLEINLNAILHNINYHKSLLKPETKVMAMVKANAYGLGSYEISEFLQHHHIDYLGVAYTDEGVELRKKGITTPIVVMNAAQHSYDAIIQYNLEPEIYSFRVLELFNDAVQKSGYDQKFPIHIKLETGMHRLGFKEFELDHLSEILKNKNLKVQSILTHLSSSDMPEEREFTFNQFDTFEKNSNYLIGKLGYQPIRHILNSSGITNYTDHQYDMVRIGIGMLGESPNSEIQKQLQSTVSFKTVISQISSVENGESIGYSRRYKTDHLTRIATIPVGYADGIPRLIGNQIGSVGIHKTLAPIVGNICMDMMMINVDHIPNVKEGDMVTVFNSKPSLKEFAEYCKTITYEVLTSISPRVKRIYIKD